The following are encoded together in the Primulina tabacum isolate GXHZ01 chromosome 18, ASM2559414v2, whole genome shotgun sequence genome:
- the LOC142533430 gene encoding lipid droplet phospholipase 1-like, with protein sequence MIYELTNQRQQAKSSERNMAMLTLDGVDVMGERLAEEVLEVIERKPGLKKISFVAHSVGGLVARFAIGKLYRSSKGGSIEQVSTNECKEGSKGLIADLDPVNFITVATPHLGSRGNKQVPFLFGVSAFEKVAGLVIHLIFRRTGRHLFLTDDDEGKPPLLKGMVEDNGECQFMSALRSFRRRVAYSNVGYDHIVGWRTSSIRRTSELPEWEDSVDEKYPHVVYEEHCKACDMPCESPKEDDGLDELEEELLNGLSRLSWEKVDVSFHSSRLRFAAHSVIQVKDSNMHSEGADVVQHLIDHFLL encoded by the exons ATGATTTATGAGTTAACAAACCAACGTCAACAGGCAAAGAGCAG TGAAAGAAATATGGCTATGTTGACACTAGATGGTGTGGATGTAATGGGCGAGCGACTGGCCGAGGAG GTCCTTGAAGTAATCGAAAGGAAGCCCGGTTTGAAGAAAATCTCTTTCGTTGCACATTCTGTTGGGGGGCTTGTGGCCAGATTTGCTATTGGGAAATTATACAGATCTTCTAAAGGGGGGAGCATAGAACAAGTGTCCACCAATGAATGTAAAGAAGGGTCGAAGGGTCTAATCGCGGATTTGGATCCTGTGAACTTTATTACTGTCGCTACCCCTCATCTTGGTTCTAGGGGTAATAAGCAG GTACCATTCCTTTTTGGTGTATCTGCATTTGAGAAAGTTGCTGGCCTTGTTATTCACTTGATATTTAGGAGAACAGGAAGACACCTGTTTCTCACAGATGATGATGAAGGAAAACCTCCTTTGCTAAAGGGTATGGTTGAAGATAATGGAGAATGTCAGTTCAT GTCTGCTTTACGATCTTTTCGACGCCGAGTGGCATATTCTAATGTTGGCTATGATC ATATTGTGGGATGGAGAACTTCATCAATTAGGCGCACCAGTGAACTTCCTGAG TGGGAAGATTCAGTAGATGAAAAATATCCTCATGTTGTGTATGAAGAGCACTGCAAAGCATGTGATATGCCATGTGAGTCTCCGAAAGAAGATGATGGTTTGGACGAGCTGGAAG AAGAATTATTAAATGGCCTATCCCGGCTGTCATGGGAGAAAGTAGATGTTAGCTTCCACAGCAGCAGACTGAGATTCGCTGCTCATAGTGTTATTCAG